In a single window of the Campylobacter hyointestinalis subsp. lawsonii genome:
- the fliI gene encoding flagellar protein export ATPase FliI, with product MSLEKIKDKLGKNLNLSSIFGTIKKISSNNIEVTGLRASIGDIVRIISNDNAKESLGMVTQIHSGGAIVSPFGFVEGFKINDKVYASDQGMQIPVGEALLGRVVDPFMNPKDSKGEIKFSSYTPIMRPPIDVMKRGLINEPFSVGIKTIDGLLTCGKGQKLGIFAGSGVGKSTLMGMIVKNSSAPIKVVALIGERGREVPEFIEKNLNGDLSGTVIIVATSDDSPLMRKYGAFCAMSVAEYFKSSGRDVLFIMDSVTRFAMAQREIGLALGEPPTSKGYPPSALTLLPQLMERAGKEEEKGSITAFFTVLVEGDDMSDPIADQSRSILDGHIVLSRELTDFGIYPPINILNSASRVMGDVISKEHKENAAKFKRLFSMLKENEVLIRIGAYQKGSDKELDQAISKKGFMEEFMKQSPDDQFKFEDTIKLLQNIN from the coding sequence TTGAGCCTAGAAAAGATTAAAGACAAACTTGGTAAAAATCTAAATTTATCAAGTATTTTCGGAACTATCAAAAAGATATCATCAAACAATATAGAAGTTACCGGACTTCGTGCTAGTATAGGCGATATAGTTCGTATTATTAGTAATGACAATGCCAAAGAGAGCCTTGGAATGGTCACTCAAATTCACTCAGGCGGAGCGATAGTAAGTCCGTTTGGCTTTGTAGAGGGATTTAAGATAAACGATAAGGTATATGCAAGTGATCAAGGTATGCAAATTCCGGTTGGAGAAGCACTTTTAGGTAGAGTTGTTGATCCATTTATGAATCCAAAAGATTCTAAAGGCGAAATCAAATTTAGCTCATACACTCCCATTATGCGCCCACCAATAGATGTAATGAAAAGAGGGCTTATAAATGAGCCTTTTAGTGTCGGTATAAAGACTATAGATGGTTTACTTACTTGTGGCAAAGGACAGAAGTTAGGCATTTTTGCAGGAAGTGGCGTGGGAAAATCAACCCTTATGGGAATGATAGTCAAAAACTCATCAGCCCCTATAAAAGTGGTCGCTTTAATAGGCGAAAGAGGGCGTGAGGTGCCTGAGTTTATAGAAAAAAATTTAAATGGTGACCTAAGCGGTACCGTGATCATAGTCGCTACTAGCGATGATAGTCCTCTTATGAGAAAATACGGTGCATTTTGTGCTATGAGCGTAGCTGAATACTTTAAATCTAGCGGAAGAGATGTGCTTTTTATAATGGATAGTGTGACTCGTTTTGCTATGGCTCAACGCGAAATAGGACTTGCCTTAGGAGAGCCACCGACTTCAAAAGGTTATCCGCCAAGTGCCCTGACCTTGCTACCACAATTAATGGAAAGAGCAGGAAAAGAAGAGGAAAAAGGTAGCATAACAGCGTTTTTTACAGTTTTAGTAGAGGGCGATGATATGAGCGATCCAATAGCTGATCAAAGCAGATCGATTTTAGATGGACATATCGTACTTAGTCGTGAGCTTACTGATTTTGGTATTTATCCACCGATAAATATCTTAAATTCAGCAAGTCGTGTGATGGGAGATGTCATCAGCAAAGAGCATAAAGAGAATGCTGCTAAATTTAAAAGACTATTTTCTATGCTAAAAGAAAATGAAGTATTGATCCGTATAGGAGCATACCAAAAAGGCTCAGACAAAGAGCTTGATCAAGCTATTTCTAAAAAAGGATTTATGGAAGAATTTATGAAACAAAGCCCAGATGATCAATTTAAATTTGAAGATACGATTAAACTGTTACAAAATATAAACTAA
- the clpP gene encoding ATP-dependent Clp endopeptidase proteolytic subunit ClpP translates to MSYYIPYVVEKTSKGERSYDIYSRLLKDRIIMLSGEIEDAMASAIVAQMLFLEAEDPDKDIYLYINSPGGVVTSGYSIFDTMNYIKPDVCTICIGQAASMGAFLLSCGTKGKRYALPNSRIMIHQPLGGARGQATDIEIQAKEILRLKENLNTILANNTGQKLSKIAKDTDRDFFMSAQEAAEYGLIDKVLEKSFK, encoded by the coding sequence ATGAGCTACTATATCCCGTATGTAGTCGAAAAAACCAGCAAAGGCGAGAGAAGTTATGATATATATTCTCGTCTTTTAAAAGATCGTATCATTATGCTTAGCGGAGAGATAGAAGATGCTATGGCAAGTGCTATTGTTGCTCAAATGCTATTTTTAGAAGCAGAAGATCCAGACAAAGATATATACTTATATATCAATAGCCCAGGCGGCGTAGTGACTAGTGGATATAGTATATTTGATACTATGAATTACATAAAACCAGATGTTTGTACTATTTGCATAGGACAAGCAGCTAGTATGGGTGCATTTTTACTTAGTTGCGGAACAAAAGGTAAGAGATACGCCCTACCAAATTCTCGTATCATGATACATCAACCTTTAGGTGGCGCTAGAGGACAAGCTACTGATATAGAGATCCAAGCAAAAGAAATTTTACGTTTAAAAGAGAATTTAAATACAATTTTAGCAAATAATACAGGTCAAAAGCTATCAAAAATAGCAAAAGATACAGATAGAGATTTCTTTATGAGTGCGCAAGAGGCTGCGGAGTATGGACTTATAGATAAAGTGCTAGAAAAGAGCTTTAAATAA
- the def gene encoding peptide deformylase: protein MVLEILTYPDKRLFDKGEEVKVFDENLGLFLDDMYDTMIAKNGIGLAALQVGKPIRAFIVNLINEQNIQDKNDLYEIINPKFIKKDGEIVYQEGCLSVPGYYEDVKRAANVLLEYQDRFGNTKTLEADGLLAVALQHENDHLDGHLFIERIGFNKRKKFDKEYKKNSKKAI, encoded by the coding sequence ATGGTATTAGAGATACTTACTTATCCTGATAAAAGGTTGTTTGATAAAGGAGAAGAGGTCAAAGTATTTGATGAAAATCTAGGTCTTTTTTTGGACGATATGTATGATACTATGATAGCAAAAAACGGCATCGGACTAGCGGCTTTGCAAGTTGGAAAGCCGATCCGCGCTTTTATAGTAAATTTAATAAATGAGCAAAATATTCAAGATAAAAATGATCTTTATGAGATAATAAATCCAAAATTTATTAAAAAAGATGGCGAGATAGTCTATCAAGAAGGATGCTTGAGCGTTCCTGGATATTATGAAGATGTCAAGCGCGCTGCAAATGTCTTGCTTGAGTATCAAGATAGATTTGGAAATACAAAAACACTAGAAGCAGATGGTCTTTTGGCTGTGGCATTGCAGCATGAAAACGACCATTTGGACGGCCATTTGTTTATAGAAAGAATCGGCTTTAATAAACGTAAAAAATTTGATAAAGAATACAAAAAAAACTCTAAAAAAGCTATATGA
- a CDS encoding NifS family cysteine desulfurase — protein MKVYLDNNATTMLDPEAFELMLPFLQENFGNPNSLHAYGSQTHPALRTAMDQLYAGINAKDSDDIIVTSCATESNNWVLKGIYFDKIFTGEKKRIVTTTVEHPAIGATCTFLESLGVEITRIDVNEEGVITPDDLRRVMGDDVALVTVMWANNETGMIFPIKELAKVSHEYGALFHTDAVQAIGKIPVNTQDVDVDFLSFSAHKFHGPKGVGGLFIKDSMKLTSLLHGGEHMGGRRSGTLNVAGIVAMGKALENANKFLKYEDSHVRRLRDKLEDALLELPEVTVIGKKEHRVPNTILASIKGVEGEAMLWDLNQVGIAASTGSACASEDLESNPIMEAIGADSELAHTALRLSLSRFNTEEEIDYAIEKIKAATKRLRSISSSYAYAPKWHKSGL, from the coding sequence TTGAAAGTATATTTAGACAATAACGCAACCACTATGCTTGATCCTGAAGCTTTTGAGCTTATGTTACCGTTTTTGCAAGAAAACTTTGGAAATCCAAACTCACTTCATGCTTATGGTAGCCAAACTCACCCTGCTTTGCGTACTGCTATGGATCAACTATATGCTGGTATAAATGCGAAAGATAGCGATGATATTATCGTTACTAGCTGTGCTACTGAGAGCAACAACTGGGTTTTAAAAGGCATCTATTTTGACAAGATTTTTACGGGTGAAAAAAAACGTATAGTCACTACCACAGTCGAACATCCGGCTATCGGAGCAACTTGCACGTTTTTAGAAAGTCTTGGTGTAGAAATTACAAGGATAGATGTCAATGAAGAAGGTGTCATTACGCCTGATGATCTTAGACGAGTGATGGGCGATGACGTAGCACTTGTCACAGTAATGTGGGCAAATAACGAAACAGGAATGATATTTCCTATAAAAGAGCTTGCTAAAGTATCTCACGAATACGGAGCGCTTTTTCATACTGACGCTGTTCAAGCTATAGGTAAAATTCCAGTAAATACTCAAGACGTAGATGTTGATTTTCTAAGCTTCTCGGCACATAAATTTCACGGCCCAAAAGGCGTAGGCGGTCTATTTATAAAAGATAGTATGAAGCTTACTAGTTTGCTTCACGGCGGAGAGCATATGGGCGGTAGAAGAAGTGGTACGCTAAACGTAGCTGGAATAGTAGCTATGGGAAAAGCGCTAGAAAATGCTAATAAATTCTTAAAATACGAAGATTCTCACGTAAGAAGACTAAGAGATAAACTAGAAGATGCTCTGCTTGAACTTCCAGAAGTTACTGTTATAGGCAAAAAAGAACATAGAGTGCCAAATACTATTTTAGCTTCTATAAAAGGCGTAGAAGGAGAAGCTATGCTTTGGGATCTAAATCAAGTTGGCATTGCAGCTAGTACTGGCTCAGCCTGTGCAAGCGAAGATCTAGAAAGCAACCCGATAATGGAGGCCATAGGTGCTGATAGTGAGCTAGCTCATACCGCTCTTAGGCTCTCTCTGTCTAGATTTAACACTGAAGAAGAGATAGACTATGCTATAGAAAAGATAAAAGCAGCTACTAAAAGACTAAGAAGTATCTCAAGTAGTTATGCTTACGCTCCAAAATGGCATAAATCTGGATTATAA
- a CDS encoding NAD(P)H-hydrate dehydratase, producing MKNLYFDSDKFDKNAISSYFMSELILQENAANGVANLIKNKLELGSKILIICGGGNNASDAIAVARMLEGDYECKLFFTTSNLNENCKTQLKIAKQIGVKICENLSLDGVKCVVDGIFGSGLNKNLNNEISQILNLINDFKALKIAIDFPSGLEKNGRILGVCFKADFTVAMGVRKLGLYSDAAKDFVGEIVCSNLGICESKFARENGDFLLELDDLTLPKREILNTNKGDFGHAFVACGELSGAAKICAKAALKMGSGRVSLVNLNKQNINLDEEIMQKDSFKGADAIAVGMGLGKAKFDINEILDIPCVVDADMFYKKEILSLLHKDDAILTPHPKEFASLLNIAEFGNFSIEDVQRSRFELAREFSKRFSPVLILKGANVIIAKNGVLYVSNLGTPSLAVAGSGDALCGILLGFLAQGFSPLDASLNGVLAHQKTALSYKANSYSFTPNDIIKGLQWL from the coding sequence ATGAAAAATTTGTATTTTGATAGCGATAAATTTGATAAAAATGCAATTTCTAGCTATTTTATGAGTGAGCTTATACTTCAAGAAAATGCAGCTAATGGCGTGGCAAATTTGATAAAAAATAAGCTAGAGCTTGGCTCAAAAATCCTTATTATTTGCGGTGGCGGAAATAACGCAAGTGACGCTATAGCCGTAGCTAGAATGCTTGAGGGTGATTATGAGTGTAAGCTGTTTTTTACCACTTCAAACCTAAATGAAAACTGTAAAACTCAACTAAAAATAGCTAAACAAATCGGTGTAAAAATTTGTGAAAATTTGAGTTTAGATGGTGTTAAATGCGTGGTTGATGGGATATTTGGCAGTGGATTAAATAAAAATTTAAATAATGAAATTTCGCAAATATTAAATTTGATAAATGATTTTAAAGCCCTTAAGATCGCTATTGATTTTCCAAGCGGACTTGAAAAAAATGGACGTATTTTAGGTGTTTGCTTTAAAGCTGATTTTACCGTAGCTATGGGCGTGAGAAAACTAGGGCTTTATAGCGACGCAGCAAAAGATTTTGTAGGTGAAATAGTATGCTCAAATTTAGGCATTTGTGAGAGTAAATTTGCTAGAGAAAATGGCGATTTTTTACTTGAGCTTGACGATCTTACACTGCCAAAACGAGAGATTTTAAACACAAATAAGGGCGATTTTGGTCATGCTTTTGTGGCTTGTGGCGAGTTAAGTGGCGCTGCTAAGATTTGTGCTAAAGCCGCTTTAAAAATGGGTTCTGGTAGAGTGAGTCTTGTAAATTTAAATAAGCAAAATATAAATTTAGATGAAGAAATTATGCAAAAAGATAGTTTCAAAGGCGCGGACGCAATCGCTGTTGGAATGGGGCTTGGAAAAGCTAAATTTGATATAAATGAGATACTAGATATACCTTGCGTGGTCGATGCAGATATGTTTTATAAAAAAGAAATTTTAAGCCTCTTACACAAAGATGATGCCATTTTAACCCCTCATCCAAAAGAGTTTGCAAGTCTTTTAAATATAGCAGAATTTGGAAATTTCAGTATAGAAGATGTGCAAAGAAGTCGCTTTGAGCTAGCTAGAGAGTTTTCTAAAAGATTTTCTCCTGTTTTGATTTTAAAAGGCGCAAACGTCATCATAGCTAAAAATGGTGTGCTTTATGTATCAAATTTAGGCACTCCTAGTTTAGCGGTAGCAGGAAGTGGCGACGCACTTTGTGGAATACTTCTTGGATTTTTGGCTCAAGGTTTTAGTCCGCTTGATGCAAGTTTAAATGGAGTTTTAGCTCACCAAAAAACGGCGCTGTCTTACAAAGCAAATAGTTATAGTTTCACGCCAAACGACATTATAAAAGGACTTCAATGGTTATAA
- a CDS encoding GGDEF domain-containing protein, which yields MVKLSKDKNRTKLPDIVEMPNQQNLSQTTTNKNTSKSTEKEGDSGVDLNKFSQIVLKQLSDDNIQATPKNFDIYFWKLLETKPAAFQKRVLELVDYEKDDAVEQQALMEKEIKLGFGQIKNMLQIIALIYKNLVVMKGIVQKRLDEAKSNLNSLEIQNIIKIFGDELAKLNSLMERHLDAIKNSYEDVDKIFKNVEEKSIYDSKFGVYNKKYFLKSIEDELDNVKRYNYNVCVMLIHVKDSVLNSITSIKDKNGILRNIAKILLKTSRRSDIVAHYEDGCFGMIMKHTDIEGGKKACERIGQMLYQTTFFIGEEELDIDIEISVIALDAGYSTEEIVSKALDGLAKSGKRIKLYEAIEEM from the coding sequence GTGGTTAAACTAAGCAAAGATAAAAATCGTACAAAATTACCAGACATTGTAGAGATGCCAAATCAGCAAAATCTTTCACAAACAACGACTAACAAAAATACTAGTAAATCTACAGAAAAAGAAGGCGATAGCGGTGTTGATTTAAATAAATTTTCACAAATCGTATTGAAGCAATTATCAGATGACAATATCCAAGCTACGCCTAAGAATTTCGATATTTATTTTTGGAAGCTTTTAGAAACCAAACCAGCAGCATTTCAAAAGAGAGTTTTGGAGTTGGTGGATTATGAAAAAGATGATGCCGTGGAGCAACAAGCACTTATGGAAAAAGAGATAAAACTCGGCTTTGGTCAGATAAAAAATATGCTTCAAATCATAGCTTTAATCTATAAAAATTTGGTTGTGATGAAAGGCATAGTTCAAAAAAGACTTGATGAAGCCAAGTCAAACTTAAACTCTTTAGAAATTCAAAATATCATAAAAATCTTTGGTGATGAACTTGCGAAACTCAACTCATTGATGGAGCGACATTTAGACGCCATAAAAAATAGCTATGAAGACGTGGATAAGATATTTAAAAATGTAGAAGAAAAATCCATATACGACTCTAAATTTGGAGTTTATAACAAAAAGTATTTTCTAAAAAGCATAGAAGATGAGTTAGATAATGTAAAAAGATACAATTATAACGTTTGCGTTATGCTAATCCATGTAAAAGATTCTGTTTTAAATTCAATAACTAGTATAAAAGATAAGAACGGAATTCTAAGAAATATAGCCAAAATTCTACTTAAAACTTCTCGTAGAAGCGATATAGTCGCTCATTATGAAGATGGGTGTTTTGGTATGATTATGAAGCATACAGATATTGAAGGCGGAAAAAAAGCTTGTGAAAGAATAGGTCAAATGCTATATCAAACTACATTTTTCATAGGCGAAGAAGAGCTTGATATAGATATAGAAATTTCCGTTATCGCTCTTGATGCTGGATATAGCACCGAAGAGATCGTTTCTAAGGCGCTTGATGGTTTGGCAAAAAGTGGCAAAAGGATAAAGCTTTATGAAGCGATCGAGGAGATGTGA
- the tig gene encoding trigger factor, with translation MEVKAKLLNPANATASTQIKADELNAKVENLAKKAAKNIKIDGFRKGKVPTAQVLKRYGKDLENDAKNDLFRDIITESLKIVDKKVDAVIGEPMVLKFDEKDGNIDVELEISFKPEVDISGFESIIPEFSTPRVTKKEIEEKTNEFLTMLAPVEKIEKEILEKGDFAKFDFEGFVDGEAFDGGKAEGYLLEIGSNQFIPGFEDGMIGLKVGEEKDINVKFPDAYGAAHLAGKPAVFKVKLHEIHGKKVGKLDDETLKKLMPNEENVSVEKFEERLKEQLRADKIQKLINDELKSKFAEAAVAKFVFDLPKNIVEQEISMQFRNAWDNFSEDEKKKFSTDKEEALKQRETYRNEAEKSVRLTFIIDELAKFKGITVSDAELVQAVYFEAYRYGIDPKKHLDDYKKQGMLPAIKMAIIEEKLFNNLFKKDTKEDKE, from the coding sequence ATGGAAGTTAAAGCAAAACTTTTAAACCCGGCAAATGCTACTGCAAGTACTCAAATAAAAGCAGATGAGCTAAATGCTAAAGTTGAAAATTTAGCTAAAAAAGCTGCTAAAAATATAAAAATAGATGGTTTTAGAAAAGGTAAAGTCCCAACGGCGCAGGTGCTAAAAAGATACGGAAAAGATCTTGAAAATGATGCAAAAAATGATCTTTTTAGAGATATTATCACTGAAAGCTTAAAGATAGTAGATAAAAAAGTTGATGCAGTCATAGGTGAGCCTATGGTTTTAAAATTCGATGAAAAAGACGGAAATATCGACGTTGAGCTTGAGATTTCATTTAAACCAGAAGTTGATATAAGCGGATTTGAAAGTATCATTCCTGAGTTTTCTACTCCAAGAGTAACTAAAAAAGAGATCGAAGAAAAAACAAATGAATTTCTCACTATGTTAGCACCAGTAGAAAAGATAGAAAAAGAGATTTTAGAAAAAGGCGACTTTGCTAAATTTGACTTTGAAGGTTTTGTAGATGGCGAAGCATTTGATGGCGGTAAGGCTGAGGGTTATTTGCTAGAGATCGGTTCAAATCAATTTATTCCGGGATTTGAAGATGGCATGATAGGGCTAAAAGTCGGCGAAGAGAAAGATATAAATGTAAAATTCCCAGATGCTTATGGCGCAGCTCACTTAGCAGGAAAGCCTGCAGTTTTTAAAGTAAAACTACATGAAATTCATGGTAAAAAAGTAGGTAAGCTTGATGACGAAACACTTAAAAAATTAATGCCAAATGAAGAAAATGTAAGCGTAGAAAAATTTGAAGAGCGTCTTAAAGAACAACTAAGAGCCGATAAGATTCAAAAGCTTATTAATGATGAGCTAAAATCTAAATTTGCAGAAGCTGCTGTGGCTAAATTTGTATTTGATCTACCAAAAAATATAGTAGAACAAGAGATAAGTATGCAATTTAGAAACGCATGGGACAACTTCAGCGAAGATGAAAAAAAGAAATTTAGTACCGATAAAGAAGAAGCCTTAAAACAACGCGAAACTTATAGAAATGAAGCTGAAAAAAGCGTTAGGCTTACTTTTATCATTGATGAACTTGCTAAATTTAAAGGAATAACAGTAAGCGATGCTGAGCTCGTTCAAGCCGTATATTTTGAAGCATATAGATATGGAATAGATCCTAAAAAACATCTTGATGATTATAAAAAACAAGGTATGTTGCCGGCTATAAAAATGGCTATTATAGAAGAAAAGCTCTTCAATAATCTATTTAAAAAAGATACTAAAGAGGATAAAGAGTAA
- a CDS encoding YifB family Mg chelatase-like AAA ATPase: MKSLKSACLSDALHIINIESTFLRALPNFDIVGLASTTIKESVSRVKSALTSVDGFTLPALRIVINLSPSDVKKDGSHFDLPIALLILLQKEKFENDFFVFGELGLDGSVKSNAELFSILLFLSSQVEKARVLVPTSIAQKASMIPNLDVFAVSNLNEAREFFKNNEFMQSCSVKNSHPLFDNVIEINGRKFVPNSNFELDFIDIKGQERAKRAALICAAGMHNILFEGSPGCGKSMSAKRIRYILPPQSLEEILLASAYQSLNSKDAPFSSLRAFRSPHHTSTRSSIFGGGSGTAKIGEVALANGGVLFFDEFPHFGKQILESLREPLEDNKINISRVNSKVSYETKFVFVAAQNPCPCGNAFSKTEICRCSDKDKNRYQNLISSALLDRIDIYVAMSEVSSDDKPTISSKDMQSMVLKAFKMQISRSQSELNGKLNDAEILKFCVCDEEAKILLDRALNSYNLSQRGVNKTLKVARTIADLDGSQMIRKAHILESLSYRMKR, encoded by the coding sequence ATGAAATCACTAAAAAGTGCTTGTTTAAGCGATGCTCTGCATATCATAAATATAGAATCCACATTTCTTAGAGCTTTACCAAATTTTGATATCGTAGGACTTGCAAGTACAACCATAAAAGAGTCTGTTTCACGTGTAAAATCAGCCCTTACTAGCGTTGATGGCTTTACTCTACCTGCTCTTAGAATCGTTATAAATTTAAGTCCAAGCGATGTAAAAAAAGACGGCTCACACTTTGATCTTCCTATCGCTCTTTTGATTTTGTTACAAAAAGAGAAATTTGAAAATGACTTTTTTGTCTTTGGAGAACTCGGACTTGATGGAAGCGTCAAAAGTAATGCGGAGCTATTTTCAATACTGCTTTTTCTAAGCTCACAGGTCGAAAAAGCCAGAGTTTTAGTGCCTACTTCTATAGCGCAAAAAGCCTCTATGATACCAAATTTAGATGTATTTGCGGTTTCAAATTTAAATGAGGCTAGAGAGTTTTTCAAAAACAATGAATTTATGCAGAGCTGTTCTGTAAAAAACTCACACCCTCTTTTTGATAACGTAATAGAGATAAATGGGCGTAAATTTGTCCCAAACTCAAATTTTGAGCTTGATTTTATCGATATTAAAGGTCAAGAAAGAGCCAAACGAGCCGCTCTTATATGCGCCGCAGGTATGCATAACATACTTTTTGAAGGAAGCCCAGGATGTGGCAAGTCTATGAGCGCTAAAAGAATTCGCTACATTTTACCTCCACAAAGCCTAGAAGAGATACTTCTAGCTAGTGCTTACCAGTCGCTAAATTCAAAAGATGCTCCTTTTAGCTCACTTAGAGCTTTTCGCAGTCCTCATCATACCAGCACTAGAAGCTCTATTTTTGGTGGCGGAAGCGGCACAGCAAAGATAGGAGAAGTTGCTTTGGCAAACGGCGGAGTGCTATTTTTTGATGAATTTCCACATTTTGGAAAGCAGATATTAGAGAGTCTAAGAGAGCCGTTAGAAGACAATAAAATCAATATTTCACGTGTAAATTCAAAAGTCAGCTATGAGACTAAATTTGTCTTTGTCGCAGCACAAAATCCTTGCCCTTGTGGAAATGCATTTAGCAAAACAGAGATTTGTAGATGTTCTGATAAGGACAAAAACAGATACCAAAATTTGATTTCTTCAGCACTTTTAGATAGGATAGATATCTATGTGGCTATGAGTGAGGTAAGTAGCGATGATAAACCAACTATAAGTAGCAAGGATATGCAAAGTATGGTTTTAAAGGCATTTAAAATGCAGATCTCGCGTAGTCAAAGCGAGCTAAATGGAAAGCTAAATGACGCTGAGATACTTAAGTTTTGTGTATGCGATGAAGAGGCAAAAATACTGCTAGATAGAGCACTTAATAGCTATAATCTCAGTCAAAGAGGCGTAAATAAAACCTTGAAAGTCGCTAGAACAATAGCTGATTTAGATGGTAGCCAAATGATACGAAAAGCCCATATTTTAGAGAGTTTAAGCTATAGGATGAAGAGATGA
- the purN gene encoding phosphoribosylglycinamide formyltransferase codes for MVIKNIAILFSGSGSNLEAILEKVHGKVFGNVKIVAKLLICNKLDAYGIERAKKFGLTTTIIENKAFSSREEFDAALVKEIEKNDIDLTILAGFMRILTPVFTKSVKAINLHPSILPLFKGAHAIKESFESDMAVGGVSVHLVSDELDGGRILAQETFQRDGKTFKEWEETIHKIEHEILPKTIINILTNKENNA; via the coding sequence ATGGTTATAAAAAATATTGCTATTTTATTTAGTGGAAGCGGTTCAAATTTAGAAGCGATACTAGAAAAAGTGCATGGAAAGGTTTTTGGGAACGTAAAAATAGTCGCTAAACTACTCATTTGTAACAAACTAGACGCTTATGGGATAGAGAGAGCCAAAAAATTTGGGCTTACTACTACTATAATAGAAAATAAAGCGTTTAGCTCAAGAGAGGAATTTGACGCAGCTTTGGTTAAAGAGATAGAGAAAAACGATATAGACTTGACTATTTTAGCCGGATTTATGCGTATTTTAACTCCTGTTTTTACAAAAAGTGTAAAAGCTATAAATCTTCATCCGAGCATTTTACCGCTTTTTAAAGGTGCTCACGCCATAAAAGAGAGTTTTGAAAGCGATATGGCTGTTGGTGGCGTAAGTGTTCATTTGGTCAGCGATGAGCTAGACGGCGGTAGGATTTTAGCTCAAGAAACATTTCAAAGAGATGGTAAAACTTTCAAAGAGTGGGAGGAGACGATACATAAGATAGAGCACGAAATTCTACCAAAAACGATTATAAATATTTTAACAAATAAGGAAAACAATGCTTGA
- the folE gene encoding GTP cyclohydrolase I FolE: MFDQNRRAEFEKCIRTMLEIIGENPDREGLLDTPKRVAKAYEFITSGYSLNPKDVLNDALFDSSNNEMVLIKDIEFYSLCEHHLLPIIGRAHVAYIPNGKVVGLSKIPRMVNIYARRLQIQEQMTEQIAIALQEAINPKGVGVVVEARHMCVEMRGVQKINSITTTSALRGIFIKSAETRKEFFDLINSPKSVKF, encoded by the coding sequence ATGTTTGACCAAAATAGAAGAGCTGAATTTGAAAAATGTATTCGCACAATGCTTGAGATAATAGGCGAAAATCCAGACAGAGAAGGACTTTTAGACACTCCAAAAAGAGTCGCAAAAGCGTATGAGTTTATCACTAGCGGTTATTCCTTAAACCCAAAAGATGTGCTAAACGACGCTCTTTTTGATAGTAGCAATAACGAAATGGTGCTTATAAAAGATATCGAATTCTATAGTCTTTGCGAACATCATTTATTACCTATCATAGGACGTGCTCACGTAGCTTATATACCAAACGGAAAGGTTGTTGGACTATCAAAGATCCCACGTATGGTAAATATCTACGCAAGAAGACTGCAAATTCAAGAACAAATGACCGAACAAATAGCCATCGCTTTGCAAGAAGCTATAAATCCAAAAGGTGTAGGCGTAGTCGTCGAAGCAAGACACATGTGCGTAGAAATGAGAGGAGTACAAAAGATAAACTCTATTACTACAACTTCTGCTTTAAGGGGAATTTTCATCAAATCGGCCGAAACTAGAAAAGAATTTTTCGACCTTATAAACTCACCAAAATCGGTAAAATTTTGA